The following are encoded in a window of Kineococcus endophyticus genomic DNA:
- a CDS encoding putative bifunctional diguanylate cyclase/phosphodiesterase, producing MARRDVTLLGLLAVLGLVVAVPALSGGAGEVVAAVVDGGALALAVAGVRRHRPVLPQAWVAVLVLLAVGFATAVGALVTGPDTRWSVGAVQVVALSLVPFVVRTLRHTGVPLRRTWPDLALTAFAGALVVAQVLGMLRETGLADDPAVLIGTAADIVLAIVLLRILGTRTGMAPGTTLVLLAAGVLLAISALVTARADVVSDGRHLLHGVQSLAMVLLAAAALHPSMRHFGTPVAGGALRGDGQRLLSVLPVFCTVPLLWLLGAVHVLPDVAVEVVAPSGYVLACAGVGWAALSVRRAERSAERDPLTDLVNRRGLPGAAEDLRRRLHGQDLHLCLVDLDDFKQINDTRGHAVGDALLVEVSERLRSAVGQHGVVSRTGGDEFIVVLWTRDDEDEGPADLLLEALDAPFEFNRLPYRVSASIGIAPLRVGIAFEEALVDADVAMYAAKQAGKGRALVYRPQLREKVLGGLALQQELRSLLLQGGRAEDVGELVVVHQPVVDLVGDVPRIVGVEALVRWDHPRRGLLAPDQFLQHAETAGLGARLDEHVATRALRDLARWDAAGVDGLHLAVNLGIGSLHRQGMGRWISDLAARNGIHPSRVHLEITEHEELPDDPCIAASLREVVAAGFHLDLDDFGIGYTSLSYMRRFPVSTVKLDRSLTTLATGGDTSLLEGIAALCRALDMEILAEGVERADQVAPLRALGVRRAQGHLFGGAMAAADVPGYVRRLGRAADDELLAG from the coding sequence TCGTGGCGGTCCCCGCCCTCAGCGGTGGGGCGGGAGAGGTGGTCGCCGCCGTCGTCGACGGCGGTGCACTCGCGCTGGCCGTCGCGGGCGTCCGTCGCCACCGTCCGGTGCTGCCGCAGGCGTGGGTGGCCGTCCTGGTCCTGCTCGCCGTCGGCTTCGCCACGGCGGTGGGCGCCCTGGTCACGGGACCGGACACGCGCTGGAGCGTCGGCGCGGTGCAGGTCGTCGCGCTGTCCCTGGTGCCGTTCGTCGTCCGCACGCTGCGGCACACGGGGGTCCCGCTGCGCCGGACGTGGCCCGACCTGGCGCTGACGGCGTTCGCGGGAGCCCTGGTGGTGGCGCAGGTGCTCGGCATGCTGCGGGAGACGGGCCTGGCCGACGACCCGGCCGTGCTCATCGGCACGGCGGCGGACATCGTGCTGGCCATCGTGCTGCTGCGGATCCTCGGAACCCGGACGGGGATGGCCCCCGGGACGACCCTCGTCCTCCTGGCCGCCGGGGTCCTGCTCGCCATCTCGGCCCTCGTCACCGCGCGCGCCGACGTCGTCAGCGACGGGCGGCACCTCCTGCACGGGGTGCAGAGCCTGGCCATGGTGCTGCTGGCCGCGGCCGCGCTGCACCCGAGCATGCGGCACTTCGGCACGCCCGTCGCGGGCGGCGCGCTGCGGGGTGACGGGCAACGCCTGCTCAGCGTGCTGCCGGTCTTCTGCACCGTGCCGCTGCTGTGGCTGCTCGGCGCCGTCCACGTCCTGCCCGACGTGGCCGTCGAGGTCGTCGCCCCCAGCGGGTACGTCCTGGCCTGCGCCGGCGTCGGCTGGGCCGCGCTGTCGGTGCGGCGGGCCGAACGCAGCGCCGAACGGGACCCGCTCACCGACCTCGTGAACCGGCGCGGGCTGCCCGGCGCCGCCGAGGACCTGCGCCGCCGTCTGCACGGCCAGGACCTGCACCTGTGCCTCGTCGACCTCGACGACTTCAAGCAGATCAACGACACCCGCGGGCACGCCGTCGGCGACGCGCTCCTCGTCGAGGTCTCCGAACGCCTGCGGAGCGCCGTCGGGCAGCACGGCGTGGTCTCCCGCACCGGCGGCGACGAGTTCATCGTCGTGCTGTGGACCCGCGACGACGAGGACGAGGGCCCCGCGGACCTGCTGCTGGAGGCCCTGGACGCCCCCTTCGAGTTCAACCGCCTGCCCTACCGGGTGAGCGCCAGCATCGGCATCGCGCCCCTGCGCGTCGGCATCGCCTTCGAGGAGGCCCTCGTCGACGCGGACGTGGCGATGTACGCGGCGAAGCAGGCCGGCAAGGGACGGGCGCTCGTGTACCGCCCCCAGCTGCGCGAGAAGGTCCTCGGGGGCCTGGCCCTGCAGCAGGAACTGCGGTCGTTGCTGCTGCAGGGCGGTCGCGCCGAGGACGTCGGCGAACTCGTCGTGGTCCACCAGCCGGTCGTGGACCTCGTGGGTGACGTCCCGCGGATCGTCGGCGTCGAGGCGCTCGTCCGCTGGGACCACCCCCGCCGCGGCCTGCTGGCCCCCGACCAGTTCCTCCAGCACGCCGAGACGGCCGGGCTGGGCGCCCGCCTCGACGAGCACGTCGCCACGCGCGCGCTGCGCGACCTGGCCCGCTGGGACGCGGCCGGTGTCGACGGGCTGCACCTCGCCGTGAACCTCGGCATCGGCAGCCTGCACCGTCAGGGCATGGGCCGCTGGATCTCCGACCTGGCCGCCCGCAACGGGATCCACCCCTCCCGCGTGCACCTGGAGATCACCGAGCACGAGGAACTCCCGGACGACCCGTGCATCGCGGCATCTCTGCGCGAGGTCGTCGCGGCGGGTTTCCACCTCGACCTCGACGACTTCGGCATCGGCTACACGTCGCTGTCGTACATGCGCCGGTTCCCGGTCTCGACGGTCAAGCTGGACCGGTCGCTGACGACCCTGGCCACCGGCGGGGACACGTCCCTGCTCGAGGGCATCGCCGCGCTGTGCCGGGCGCTGGACATGGAGATCCTCGCCGAGGGCGTGGAGCGCGCCGACCAGGTCGCCCCCCTGCGCGCCCTCGGCGTGCGCCGGGCGCAGGGCCACCTGTTCGGCGGCGCGATGGCCGCCGCCGACGTTCCGGGGTACGTCCGGCGCCTCGGTCGCGCGGCGGACGACGAACTGCTGGCGGGCTGA